In one Saimiri boliviensis isolate mSaiBol1 chromosome 3, mSaiBol1.pri, whole genome shotgun sequence genomic region, the following are encoded:
- the LOC141583836 gene encoding uncharacterized protein LOC141583836, whose translation MQFVLVGLGRPEIISDKPILLVYSPHFINSLIFYSDSDVTPVLLVWGPYFITIFSRQREAALRGPSRLRPEGVFRRSKRSSSSRSQATALTLQPRTFWGLPPRTRAADSGTGNWAEAAPGRTAPPETQPAAPPLPALRRQPGQSRGGPRGRLLPSGGGTGHTLRAARARVGSPGPNPRPRRRPERCCTARPAQPGIPQVLIAPRSAPVSRDALGLGARASGSMLRWLRGFALPTAACQDAEPPTRCETLFQALDRSQDGVVDIRELQEGLKHPGQDAEEAGRRRGAGDAGRTEGGGGPGRCQEEGGAVASGARVASETLAWGHGRRPR comes from the exons ATGCAATTTGTATTAGTAGGCTTGGGCAGGCCTGAGATTATTTCTGACAAGCCGATCCTGCTGGTATACAGTCCGCACTTCATAAACTCTTTGATTTTTTACAGTGACAGTGATGTGACACCAGTGCTGCTGGTGTGGGGCCCATACTTCATAACTATTT tttccaggcagagagaagcagCTCTGCGCGGTCCGTCAAGGCTCCGGCCCGAGGGGGTCTTTCGGCGGAGTAAACGTTCTTCAAGCTCCCGCTCCCAGGCCACTGCGCTGACGCTCCAGCCCAGGACCTTCTGGGGGCTTCCTCCCCGCACCCGCGCCGCTGACAGCGGGACTGGGAACTGGGCGGAGGCCGCCCCGGGCCGCACAGCCCCTCCGGAGACCCAGCCCGCCGCTCCCCCACTTCCTGCCCTGCGGAGGCAGCCAGGCCAGTCCCGCGGAGGCCCGCGCGGCCGGCTCCTCCCCAGCGGCGGCGGGACTGGCCACACCCTGCGCGCCGCGCGGGCTCGGGTGGGGTCTCCAGGGCCTAATCCGCGCCCCCGTCGGCGCCCCGAACGCTGTTGCACCGCGCGCCCCGCCCAGCCGGGCATCCCGCAGGTCCTGATCGCGCCCCGCAGCGCCCCGGTCTCCCGCGACGCCCTCGGCCTGGGCGCCCGCGCCTCGGGGAGCATGCTGCGCTGGCTGCGGGGCTTTGCGCTGCCCACCGCGGCCTGCCAGGACGCGGAGCCGCCGACGCGCTGTGAGACCCTCTTCCAGGCGCTGGACCGCAGCCAGGACGGAGTGGTGGACATCCGCGAGCTGCAGGAGGGGCTCAAACACCCGGGCCAGGACGCGGAGGAAGCGGGTCGCCGCCGGGGCGCAGGGGACGCGGGGAGGACCGAGGGGGGCGGCGGCCCGGGGCGTTGCCAAGAGGAAGGAGGAGCTGTGGCGTCCGGCGCTCGGGTGGCTTCAGAAACTCTGGCATGGGGACACGGCCGGCGACCCCGGTAA